CTGAACTCCTCAAGATCCGGTCGATGCCGACCCCGCTCTGGTGCGGGATCGTGATTGCGGCGCTGTTCCTCGCGGGTCTGGTCGTGACCGCCGTCTGGGGTGCGGGCGGGGACCTGGACACTCTCACCCTGATCCAGTTCCCCACTGCGATCTGCTCGGTGGTGCTCGGAGTCTGGATCTTCGGGGTCGAGTACGGCCAGAACACGATGCGTCGCACGGTTGCCGCGGACCCCGACCGCGTTCGCCTCGTTGCGGTGAAACTCGGCGCGGCCCTGCTGGTTGTGGCAGTCGTGACCGTCCTCGTCTTCATGCTCGCCCTGGCCCTGTACGGGCTGGCCAACTCGGGTCACGATTTCGAGTTTCCCGTCGATGACCTGTTCCGGCGTGGTGCCGACTCGCTGTTCTCGAACCTCGTCTACATGCTGGTCGGCGCCGGTTTCGCGATGATCACCGCCTCGATGGCAGGCGGGATGGCGGCAACCCTGGTCTTCATCTTCGTGCTGGATGGGATGCTCTCCCTGCTTCCGAAGGTCGGCGACTTCACCTTCGGTCTGGCGGTGGCCGATCTCAGTGTCTGGATCACCGGGTCGGATGCCGGCGGGCTGACCGCCGGAGCGGGGCACTCCCCGGGGATCGCCCTGCTGATCGTCGCCGCCTGGGTGTGTCTGCTGCTTGGCGCGGGTGCGAATCGCCTGATCCGGAGCGACGTCAAGTAGGTCTCCCCGGAGCCGCCCGGATCGGGCCGGTCAGCGGGTGTTCTCGCGGAGGGTGTCCTTGAGTTCCCGGGTCAGGCCGTCAACCGTCCGGCCGGTCCACTGCTGGACCTTCACCGAGGCACTGCGGTCGGTCAGCGCGATCACCCCGGCCGCGACCGCCGCCGCGATCAGGATCAGCGCGATCATGCCCATGAAGAACCGGACCGTGGACCGGAAGAAGGAGCGTTTGCGGCGCGTCGGCGGGGGGACCAGTGGTTCGCGGTAGCGGGGCGGTGGCGGGGTCGGACGGTGCGCGGTCCGGGTGGTCCGCTCGAGCGGTCGGGTCGCGGTTTCGGCCCTGGTGAACGGCGGAGGCGCCTCTTCCTCGGCCAGGATCTCGGTCACGTCTTCGCCGCGGAGGCCACGCTGGAGTCCGTCCGAAAGCGCCGCGGCGGTGGTGAAACGACGCGCCTTGTCGCCCTCGAGGGCAACCATGACCGCGGCACTCACGCTCTCGGGGACGTCGCCGTTGTAGGTCCGCGGCGGCAGCGGCTTCTCGTTCTGCTGCCGGATTGCCAGCTCGGCCAGGGATGAACCCTCGTAGGGGAGCCGTCCGGTCAGGAACTGGTAGAGCACCACCCCGAGCGCATAGACATCGGTCGCCGGAGTCGCTTCCTCGCCCCTCACCTGCTCCGGGGCAAGATAGGCGGCGGTGCCGACCACGGAGCCCACCTGGGTGATCCGGGTCTGTTCGGCTGCGCGGGCAATCCCGAAATCGGTCAGTTTGCAGGTCATCGGCCCACCACCTGCCGGGCCCCCGGTGATCATCAGGTTGCCGGGCTTGACGTCGCGGTGGATGATCCCGTGGCGGTGGGCGTACTCCAGTCCGGCGCAGGCCTGGACCCCGATCTCCATGGCGGTCTCGGCCTCGAGTACACCCTCCGACTTGAGCAGCTGGGCTCCGGAGCGGCCTTCGACCAGTTCCATGACGATGAAGTGGCGGTCGCTGTCGACCCCGCTGTCGTACACCTGGACGATGTTTGGATGGACCAGCTTTGCCACCGCCAGGGCTTCGCGTCGGAAGCGGGCAACGAACCGGTCGTCATCGGACAGGTGTTCAGCCAGGACCTTGACCGCGACAGTCCGTTCGAGGATGCGGTCGGTGGCCCGGTAGACGTTCGACATGCCCCCCGAACCGAGCTTTCCGCCGAGCTCGTAGCGGCCGCCAAGGATTGCCGGATCGCTCATCTGATCCTCATCCTCCGGGTGGCCCGAGGCCACCCGTTCCGCCGCCACCGGTTTCGCCACCGGTGCTGCCACCGGAGCCACCGGTTCCGCCTCCGGTGCTGCCGCCGGTGCCACCTCCACCCGTGCCGCCCCCGGTTCCTCCGCCCGTGCCGCCGCCCGCGCTTTCCCCGGTGCCGTTTTCACCGGCGGTGCCCCCGGTGTTGCCCCCGGTTCCGGTCTCGTCGGTGGTGTCGGTATCTCCGCTGCCCGTTTCGCCGGTCGGACCGGCGAGGGTCGCGGTTTCACCGGTCGGGCCGACTTCCGTTTCGGTGGTCGGCGGGGTTGTCCCGGTGGCGATCGGGTCCTCCTCGTTGCAGCTGTCCTGGACCACGTGGACGAGCTGGGTGGCCCCTTCCCGCAGGGCGCGCTTCAGTTCGGGGTCGACCGCGGTGCCGAGACTCTCGATCTGACGCGACACTTCGGACGCCGCCTCGGTCGCCGCGGCCCGGTCGCACTCCCTGGCCAGTTCCCGCACCCGGTCAAGGTTGGCGGAGATCTCCTCGACCGTGTTTCCGGGCAGCAGGTTCGAACGATCCTCGGCGCAGCCCCCGAGCAGACCGGCGCCGAGAACCATCAGCCCCAGAGCGAGCATCGCCCGGGAGCGGGATCCGGCTTTTCTGGGGAGAATGGTCTGCATCCCCGGCGAGTCTAGAGAAAGGACCGCGGGGGGTTTCCGGGCGGCCAACTCACCGGCCCTCGAACAGCCGGTCGGCGAGTTCCGGCGGGAGTCCGGCATCGAGGATGGCAGCTGCCGCTTCGGCCACCGGATACCCGGTCCGGCGGAACTCGACCCGGGAGGAATCGAGATCGAGCAACGCCCAGGCGGCCCGGGGGTCGCCGTCCCGTGGCTGGCCAACCGAACCGGGGTTGATCAGCCACTTGCCGAACTCGAGGTCCCGTTCGGTTCCCTCCGGGGCGAGAACGGCAGATACCCGGCTGGTCTCATCCACCCGGGTGAAGTACAGCGCGAGGTGGGAGTGGCCGATCAGGGAGATCCGCTGGGGCTGAAAGCCGATGTTGTCGGCGGCCAGTTCGCTGTCCACCACGTACTCCCAGACCGGGTCACGGGGGGAGGCGTGGTAGACGCCGATCCCCTCGCGTTCGGATGAGCTTCCGCCGAGTTGCTCCAGCAGGGCCAGCCCCTCGTTTCCGAGTTCCTCCCGGGTCCAGATCGCTGCGCGGGCCGCCCCCGGGCTGAACACCGAGATGTCGATCTTCCCGGTGGCCGCCAGGTCGTGGTTTCCGCTGAGGCAGATCTCACAGCGATCAAGCAGCAGCTCCAGGCACTGGCGGGGCCGGGCCCCGTAGCCGACCGCGTCACCGAGACACCAGATTTCATCGGCCCCGGATTTCTCCACGTCGGCCAGAACCGCGTTCAGGGCGGGCAGGTTGGCGTGGATGTCGGAAATCACGGCGACGCGCATGGGTTCGTCCGGGCACCCGGCCGAGCCCGTATCGTAGTCACCGATGAATCCGGGCTCCCCAGCGGCAGGGCGGCTGAAGCTCTCCGGCCTGTTCCTCGCCGCCGCCGGGGCTCTCCTGGTCGCCTGGGTTCTGGCTCTTCTGTTCGCAGCGCCGTTGAGAACCGGCCCGGTCGACCTCGAACGCGCCGGGGCGGTGATCGAGTCGAAACTCGGCTCCGGGGAGATCGAGCGGGCCGAGGAGTACCGGTCCGGCCAGCGGCGGATCGCGGCGGCTTCGATCACCCTGGATCTGGTGCTGCTGGGGCTTCTCGCGTTCTGGCGACCGGCTCCGTTCCGACGGCTGCTGGCCCGGCTGGACCGCCGCCCGATCCTCGGGGCGGGGCTGGTCGGGGCGGGGCTGGCCGCCCTGGTTGCGGTGGCCGGGATCCCGCTCGGCCTGCTGGCGCTGGAACGTGGACGGGATTACGGCCTGATCAGCCAGGGGATCGGGGGATGGGTTGGTGACCTGGTCGTCTCGACCGGGATCACGATGCTGCTGGCCGCCGTCGGTGCGGCGGTCGCGATGGTCCTGTGGAGGCGGCTCGAAGGGAGATTCTGGCTGGCGGCCTCGGTCCTCGCGATCGGATATGCCGTGATCAGCGTCTGGCTCTGGCCGGTCCTCGTCTCACCGCTCTTCAACCGGTTCGAACCGCTCCCGGACGGCCCGGTGCGGCGCGAGGTCTTCAGCCTGGCGGATCGGGCCGGGGTCGACCTGGGTCAGGTGCTGGAAGTCGATGCGAGCCGCCGTTCGACCGGGTTGAACGCGTACGTTGACGGAATCGGGTCAACTCGACGAATGGTGATCTACGACAATGCCTTGAGGGATCTGAACCCGGAGGAGCTCAGGTCTCTGTTTGCCCATGAACTCACGCACGCGGATTCGAACGACCTTCGCCGGGGACTGGCCTACGCGATCCTGATCAT
This DNA window, taken from Solirubrobacterales bacterium, encodes the following:
- a CDS encoding M48 family metalloprotease; the encoded protein is MNPGSPAAGRLKLSGLFLAAAGALLVAWVLALLFAAPLRTGPVDLERAGAVIESKLGSGEIERAEEYRSGQRRIAAASITLDLVLLGLLAFWRPAPFRRLLARLDRRPILGAGLVGAGLAALVAVAGIPLGLLALERGRDYGLISQGIGGWVGDLVVSTGITMLLAAVGAAVAMVLWRRLEGRFWLAASVLAIGYAVISVWLWPVLVSPLFNRFEPLPDGPVRREVFSLADRAGVDLGQVLEVDASRRSTGLNAYVDGIGSTRRMVIYDNALRDLNPEELRSLFAHELTHADSNDLRRGLAYAILIIPLGALSLQFATRLLVRRSGDDPGGPGVIPALAFGLTVATLVLSVPGNWLSRRVEANADAGAIALTGSHGLVELQLRLARENLADPDPPGAWQFLFGTHPTTLERIGMAEAIGAGPVGKGGE
- a CDS encoding protein kinase, which codes for MSDPAILGGRYELGGKLGSGGMSNVYRATDRILERTVAVKVLAEHLSDDDRFVARFRREALAVAKLVHPNIVQVYDSGVDSDRHFIVMELVEGRSGAQLLKSEGVLEAETAMEIGVQACAGLEYAHRHGIIHRDVKPGNLMITGGPAGGGPMTCKLTDFGIARAAEQTRITQVGSVVGTAAYLAPEQVRGEEATPATDVYALGVVLYQFLTGRLPYEGSSLAELAIRQQNEKPLPPRTYNGDVPESVSAAVMVALEGDKARRFTTAAALSDGLQRGLRGEDVTEILAEEEAPPPFTRAETATRPLERTTRTAHRPTPPPPRYREPLVPPPTRRKRSFFRSTVRFFMGMIALILIAAAVAAGVIALTDRSASVKVQQWTGRTVDGLTRELKDTLRENTR
- a CDS encoding metallophosphatase family protein, whose product is MRVAVISDIHANLPALNAVLADVEKSGADEIWCLGDAVGYGARPRQCLELLLDRCEICLSGNHDLAATGKIDISVFSPGAARAAIWTREELGNEGLALLEQLGGSSSEREGIGVYHASPRDPVWEYVVDSELAADNIGFQPQRISLIGHSHLALYFTRVDETSRVSAVLAPEGTERDLEFGKWLINPGSVGQPRDGDPRAAWALLDLDSSRVEFRRTGYPVAEAAAAILDAGLPPELADRLFEGR